Proteins encoded in a region of the Pseudomonas viciae genome:
- a CDS encoding fatty acid desaturase: MHGTCASPERLNAQQRSAHIRQVVLARGEQLRQRYPILHHQDALGAGILVFALAGMIGSALLYINGHLAGWACLLLNAFFASLTHELEHDLIHSMYFRKQRLPHNLMMGLVWLARPSTINPWIRRHLHLNHHKVSGSEADMEERAITNGEPWGLARLLMVGDNVMSAFIRLLRAKTWAHKRSILKRTLKVYFPLALLHWGAWYVFLGFHGANGVASLLGTSIAWSPTALSVMHVIDIAAVVIIGPNVLRTFCLHFISSNMHYYGDIEPGNVIQQTQVLNPWWLWPLQAFCFNFGSSHGVHHFVVREPFYIRQLTVPVAHKVMREMGVRFNDFGTFWRANRFVGEKGPVREEVDTVRV, translated from the coding sequence ATGCACGGCACTTGCGCAAGCCCCGAGCGATTGAATGCACAACAGCGATCCGCCCATATTCGCCAAGTGGTATTGGCCCGAGGCGAGCAATTGCGCCAGCGCTACCCGATTTTGCACCACCAGGATGCACTGGGCGCGGGCATCCTGGTGTTCGCCCTGGCCGGGATGATCGGTTCGGCGCTGCTCTACATCAACGGCCATCTCGCCGGGTGGGCGTGCCTGCTGCTCAACGCTTTTTTCGCCTCCCTGACCCACGAGCTGGAACACGACCTGATCCACAGCATGTATTTCCGCAAGCAGCGCCTGCCCCACAACCTGATGATGGGCCTGGTGTGGCTGGCGCGGCCCAGCACCATCAACCCGTGGATCCGTCGCCACCTGCACCTTAACCATCACAAGGTCTCCGGCAGCGAGGCCGACATGGAGGAGCGGGCCATCACCAACGGCGAGCCATGGGGGCTGGCGCGGTTGCTGATGGTCGGCGACAACGTGATGTCGGCTTTCATCCGCCTGCTGCGGGCCAAGACCTGGGCGCACAAGCGCAGCATCCTCAAGCGCACGCTGAAGGTGTACTTCCCGCTGGCGCTGCTGCACTGGGGCGCCTGGTATGTGTTCCTCGGTTTTCATGGGGCCAACGGTGTCGCCAGCCTGCTGGGTACTTCCATCGCCTGGTCGCCAACCGCGTTGTCGGTGATGCATGTGATCGATATCGCGGCGGTGGTGATCATCGGCCCGAACGTGCTGCGGACTTTTTGCCTGCACTTCATCAGTTCGAACATGCACTACTACGGCGACATCGAGCCGGGCAACGTCATCCAGCAAACCCAAGTGCTCAACCCGTGGTGGCTGTGGCCGTTGCAGGCGTTCTGCTTCAACTTCGGCAGCAGCCACGGAGTCCATCACTTCGTGGTGAGGGAACCGTTCTATATCCGTCAATTGACGGTGCCGGTGGCCCATAAAGTGATGCGTGAAATGGGCGTGCGGTTCAATGATTTTGGAACGTTTTGGCGGGCGAACCGGTTTGTGGGCGAGAAAGGGCCGGTGAGGGAAGAGGTGGATACGGTACGGGTTTGA